caggggatcttcctgacctagagatcaaacccacatctcttatgtctcctgcattagcaggcaggttcttcaccactagcaccacctgggcacCGCCTTGCAAATAAGGATGAAAATCTGCCAGcccctgtttttcttcctttgttttaaaaGAGCTTGAAAGGCGAACACATCATCTGCGTCAACAGCCCTGTACCCGATAACTGTGCCGACACAGGCAATAGACAGAAAGaagcccagcctccctccctggcTCCCCGGGAACAGGTGGCATTACCTGTCTAGGCCTGGCCGGCTTCCGCAGGGCCGCTGTCCGAGTCCGTGTCGGCCAGCTCCCCCGTGCCTTCTGCCGCCGTCTGACTCCAGCTGTCCGACCTGTCGGAGGCGGCATCCTCCTCTCCGACCGTCACCTCCACCCAATCCACGACGCCCGACTCCTCATTCTCATCACTGGCCTGGCCGTCCCGGCTGTTGCCTTCTGACCGGTCCGACGTGGCCTCCGAGGGCTTTGCCGGCAAACTGTCTTTCGTCTGCTCGCCACCTGCCTTCCCTCTGGGTCCTGGCTTCTCCAGGTCCTCGTCACAGAGCTTTTTGGGGTCCTTGTAGTACTGATGACCCCCCTCACTCCCGTTCTTCGGGTTCTCGGTGATGACGGTCTTGACCACTTTCCTCGATGAGGCGTCGTAGCCGTGATCGTCTGCCACGTGCTGCGGCTGGTACTGCTCTAGCCATTTCAAGGTTCCAGTTTTGAGCAAGCATCTGTTCTCCTTGAACCAGCGCACGATTTCAGTTCGCACCAGGCCGGTCTTGGCCGCCAGCTGGTCATACTCCTGCGGGGTCGGCCACTGGGTTCGGGCAAACGTGCTCCTCAGGAGATGAACCTGCTCTTGACTTTTTGTAATCGCTGGTGAGGGGCTGGGCAGAGAGCTCGCCAGCTGGGCACCGGAGAGCTGGTCAAGTCGGGACAGGGCACCGTTGGGGGCCGCTGCGTCTGGCCCTTTCTTGCCGGACCCCATGGAATCCAGGACGGCCTGCTCCATGCTGTCCCGAAGCTTGCGCCTCTCTGAGAACCAGGAGTCGATCTCTCTCCGGCTCAGCTTCGTCTCCACCCGCAGCCTGTCCAGTTCTGCTTGGGTCGGGAAAGAGCTTTTCAGAAAGCTGTCTTCCAGGATTTTCATCTGACCTTGGGTTTTCTCTTTGAACTTCTGTGGGGTGAAATCTGGGTACGCGTGGTACGTGCGGCCATGGCGGGAGGCGGCGAGGGCCAGCTGGTCTTTGGCGAGGGATTCGCTGGTGATGTGGACGATGCCCCGTTGACACCGGTACCGGTGGTCGCTGAACCACTTCTTGATCTCGCTCCTGGCGAGGCCAGTCACCTCGATGAGCCGGTAGACCTCAGCGTCGTCGGGGAACTGGCTCTGCAGGAAGCTCGCCTTCAGGTGCGCTATCTGCTCCTTGGTCTTCTTGCGATCGCTGGCTGGGGTCAGCGAGGGGTTGGCCGCCTTGGGTGGGGGCTCTGGCACTTGAGCGACGTGGGGGCGCTTGGGCTCTGGGGCAGCCTGGGGAGTCACTAGAGGTCTCTTCTGGCCGTGGTTGGTCACTCCAGCCACAGCAAGCGTGATGGGGGAGCAGGAGACAGTCGCTGGCCCGCTGGTCACCTGAGTCAGCACCAGGCTGGTCTGGCCAAGGATCTGGCATGGGAGAGCCGTCTGGAGGATGGGCTGTGACATCTTCGTGGGGGCCAACTGAGCAGGCAGCACAGTGATCGTCGGGGGGACAGACTGGATGGTGCCATTGAACATCTTCTTCCgggcctcctccacctcctccggGGACCAGCTGATGCCGTGCTTTAAGCGCTGGGTGGCAAACCAGATTCTGATGTGCTCCTCTGGGTGTTTGGAAGCTGCCGTCAGCCAGGACAGCTCTGCCTGGGTCGGGTAGGGGAACTTGTTGAAGGAGTTGATCATGGTGGCGTTGGTATCCAGGGCAGAATTATATTTGGTAGTGTTCAGCGGGACGGGGACCTTGGGGACAAGGTTGATATTTGGTGGGAGCTGGACAGAAGGCATGACGTGTCCTAGCGAGTCCTGAAGGAGCTCCACGCCCCCGAGTCTCGAGAGGATCTCAGCGGCATCTGTCACGAGGCGGGCGGTCCCTTCCACGTGGTTCTCGGGGGTGGCCTCCTCCGGCTTCTTGGGCACCTTCTTGGCATCGGCTTTCGGTTTCCCTGGCTTCATGATGGGGGTTTTACTCACTGAGATCCCGGGGTCACCATCCCCGCTTCCGGGGCCGCTGGTGGTGATGGACACGATGTGGTTGGTGGTGTCGATGGACTGCTCCAAGACGGTCTGATTATTGCGCTTGATGAGCTTCAGCTTGAAGTTGGTCTCCCCGGGATGGAACTTGGAGTTGTGGTCAGACAAGGAATCGTACTTTTTGGTTGTGAAGTTACATTCGGCACACACGTAGAGGGGGTTGAGGATCACGTTGGGGTGTTGCATGTCAACGTGCTCCGTGAACTCGTTCAGGTTCTGCGTGGAGTAGGGGCAGTATTTGCATTCGTAACCACCTTGGAGCTTTTTGGATTGGTTTTCCCCTGTAGATTTCACCTCTATCACTTCATTGTCTTTGGAAGAGTTTTCAGGTTCTGCTGCCCAAGTGTCCTTGGCTGATTCAGGCTGTGGCATGCCAATTCCTTTCTCTTTGGCCCTGTCTGCTTCCTCGGGCACATCTTGTTCTACCACTTGTGATGTCCGAACCATGCACGGGGTGGTGGATTTTCGTTTGCTTGCCATGTTGCCTGGCTGTGTGCAATGGCTTATTTGGGGGATGGGGGCGGCT
Above is a genomic segment from Odocoileus virginianus isolate 20LAN1187 ecotype Illinois chromosome 15, Ovbor_1.2, whole genome shotgun sequence containing:
- the ZHX2 gene encoding zinc fingers and homeoboxes protein 2; translation: MASKRKSTTPCMVRTSQVVEQDVPEEADRAKEKGIGMPQPESAKDTWAAEPENSSKDNEVIEVKSTGENQSKKLQGGYECKYCPYSTQNLNEFTEHVDMQHPNVILNPLYVCAECNFTTKKYDSLSDHNSKFHPGETNFKLKLIKRNNQTVLEQSIDTTNHIVSITTSGPGSGDGDPGISVSKTPIMKPGKPKADAKKVPKKPEEATPENHVEGTARLVTDAAEILSRLGGVELLQDSLGHVMPSVQLPPNINLVPKVPVPLNTTKYNSALDTNATMINSFNKFPYPTQAELSWLTAASKHPEEHIRIWFATQRLKHGISWSPEEVEEARKKMFNGTIQSVPPTITVLPAQLAPTKMSQPILQTALPCQILGQTSLVLTQVTSGPATVSCSPITLAVAGVTNHGQKRPLVTPQAAPEPKRPHVAQVPEPPPKAANPSLTPASDRKKTKEQIAHLKASFLQSQFPDDAEVYRLIEVTGLARSEIKKWFSDHRYRCQRGIVHITSESLAKDQLALAASRHGRTYHAYPDFTPQKFKEKTQGQMKILEDSFLKSSFPTQAELDRLRVETKLSRREIDSWFSERRKLRDSMEQAVLDSMGSGKKGPDAAAPNGALSRLDQLSGAQLASSLPSPSPAITKSQEQVHLLRSTFARTQWPTPQEYDQLAAKTGLVRTEIVRWFKENRCLLKTGTLKWLEQYQPQHVADDHGYDASSRKVVKTVITENPKNGSEGGHQYYKDPKKLCDEDLEKPGPRGKAGGEQTKDSLPAKPSEATSDRSEGNSRDGQASDENEESGVVDWVEVTVGEEDAASDRSDSWSQTAAEGTGELADTDSDSGPAEAGQA